In Pseudomonas fluorescens, one genomic interval encodes:
- the rarD gene encoding EamA family transporter RarD, which translates to MQAANPRRGYILGLSAYIIWGLFPIYFKAIAEVPAVEIIIHRVLWSALFGALLLMVWKHPGWLRELLDNPKRLAILALSGTLIAANWLTYVWSVNNGRMLEASLGYYINPLVNVLLGMLILGERLRRMQWIAVGLAAVGVAQQVWQVGSLPWVSLVLALTFGFYGLIRKQAPVKALPGLVVETWMLVPIAVAWLLFNQTATSAQPEFWTTSQAWWLVAAGPVTLIPLVCFNAATRHLPYTTIGFLQYTAPTLVLLQAVLLFGEHLSSSTLIAFIFIWAGLAVYSVDAVISLRRRS; encoded by the coding sequence ATGCAAGCCGCCAACCCGCGTCGCGGGTACATTCTGGGCCTGAGTGCCTACATCATCTGGGGCCTGTTCCCGATCTACTTCAAGGCCATCGCCGAAGTCCCCGCTGTCGAGATCATCATTCACCGCGTGTTGTGGTCGGCACTGTTCGGTGCGCTGTTGCTGATGGTGTGGAAGCATCCGGGCTGGTTACGCGAGTTGCTCGACAACCCCAAGCGCTTGGCGATCCTCGCCCTGAGCGGCACCCTGATCGCGGCCAACTGGCTGACCTATGTGTGGTCGGTGAACAACGGGCGCATGCTCGAAGCGAGCCTCGGTTACTACATCAACCCGCTGGTGAACGTGCTGTTGGGGATGCTGATTCTCGGCGAACGCCTGCGGCGCATGCAGTGGATTGCGGTGGGGCTGGCAGCCGTCGGCGTGGCGCAGCAGGTGTGGCAGGTCGGCAGTCTGCCGTGGGTATCGCTGGTGCTGGCGCTGACCTTCGGTTTTTACGGTCTGATCCGCAAACAGGCGCCGGTCAAGGCCTTGCCGGGGCTGGTGGTGGAAACCTGGATGCTGGTGCCGATCGCTGTGGCCTGGCTGCTGTTCAACCAGACCGCCACCAGCGCACAACCCGAGTTTTGGACCACCTCGCAAGCCTGGTGGCTGGTCGCGGCGGGGCCGGTGACGCTCATCCCGCTGGTGTGTTTCAACGCGGCCACCCGTCATCTGCCCTACACCACCATCGGTTTCCTCCAGTACACCGCGCCAACCCTGGTGCTGCTGCAAGCGGTGTTGCTGTTTGGTGAGCACTTGTCGTCGAGCACGCTGATCGCGTTCATCTTCATCTGGGCCGGTCTGGCCGTGTACAGCGTCGATGCGGTGATCAGTTTGCGTCGGCGCAGCTGA
- a CDS encoding glycine cleavage system protein R, translating into MDHLVLTVFAPDKPGQVERIAQCIAEHGGNWLESRMSRMAGQFAGILRVGVPAEAYDELVDSLQALSAQGIRVLIAESGIEQSCTWKPIAMELVGNDRPGIVRDITRLLSEQGVNLERLVTEVRPAPMSSEPLFHAEAILAVPLTLSLDVLQSRLETLADDLMVELVLRTDL; encoded by the coding sequence ATGGACCATCTCGTACTCACTGTGTTTGCTCCGGACAAGCCGGGGCAGGTCGAGCGCATCGCCCAATGCATCGCCGAGCACGGCGGCAACTGGCTGGAAAGCCGCATGTCACGGATGGCCGGGCAGTTCGCCGGGATTCTGCGAGTGGGCGTACCGGCGGAGGCTTACGACGAATTAGTCGATTCCCTACAAGCGCTGTCGGCACAGGGCATTCGCGTGCTGATCGCGGAGAGTGGTATCGAGCAGTCCTGCACCTGGAAACCGATCGCCATGGAGTTGGTGGGCAATGACCGCCCGGGCATCGTGCGCGACATCACCCGGTTGCTCAGCGAGCAGGGGGTGAACCTCGAACGGCTGGTGACCGAGGTGCGCCCGGCACCGATGAGCAGCGAGCCGTTATTCCACGCCGAAGCAATTCTCGCGGTGCCGTTGACCCTGTCGCTGGACGTGCTGCAATCGCGGCTGGAAACCCTGGCGGATGATCTGATGGTCGAACTGGTGTTACGCACAGATCTTTAA
- a CDS encoding PhoX family protein, whose amino-acid sequence MSLLEENQSTDLEKMVGLSRRGFISAGALCGAAMFLGGNLLSRSALATGISAGNSRLLGFESIPAATTDGISLPKGYKSSVLISWGQPLHKNGPAFDPSGNGTAAAQEVQFGDNNDGMSLFEFPDDRNRALMAINNEYTNYRYLYPHGGMPQSAEDVRKALACEGVSVIEVQRRNGQWQFVQGSRYNRRIHGNSPLRISGPAAGHDLMKTAADKHGKKVLGTFQNCANGKTPWGTYLTCEENFTDCFGSSNAQQQFDPAQKRYGVTAASREINWHPFDPRFDMAKNPNELNRHGWVVEIDPFDPQSTPVKRTALGRFKHENAALAETDDGRAVVYMGDDERGEFIYKFISRDRINHRNAKANRDILDHGTLYVAKFDAGDGNPDHPKGQGQWIELTHGKNGIDASSGFADQAEVLIHARLAASVVGATRMDRPEWIVVSPKDGQVYCTLTNNAKRGEDGQPVGGPNPRAKNVYGQILRWRTDRDDHAAKTFAWDLFVVAGNPGVHAGTPKGGSSNITPQNMFNSPDGLGFDKAGRLWILTDGDSSNAGDFAGMGNNQMLCADPKTGEIRRFMVGPIGCEVTGISFSPDQKTLFVGIQHPGENGGSTFPEHLPNGKPRSSVMAITREDGGIVGA is encoded by the coding sequence GTGAGCCTATTAGAAGAAAACCAATCGACTGATCTGGAAAAAATGGTCGGCCTCAGCCGTCGCGGTTTCATCAGCGCCGGGGCACTGTGCGGCGCCGCCATGTTCCTCGGCGGCAACCTGCTGAGCCGCAGCGCGCTGGCCACCGGCATCAGCGCCGGCAACAGCCGCCTGCTCGGTTTCGAGAGCATTCCCGCCGCGACCACCGATGGCATCAGCCTGCCCAAGGGCTACAAGTCCTCGGTGCTGATCAGTTGGGGTCAGCCATTGCACAAGAACGGCCCGGCGTTCGACCCGAGCGGCAATGGCACCGCCGCCGCCCAGGAAGTGCAATTCGGCGACAACAACGACGGCATGAGCCTGTTCGAATTCCCCGACGACCGAAACCGTGCGTTGATGGCGATCAACAACGAATACACCAACTACCGCTACCTCTACCCGCACGGCGGCATGCCGCAGTCGGCCGAAGACGTGCGCAAGGCGCTGGCCTGTGAAGGCGTGTCGGTGATCGAAGTGCAGCGCAGGAACGGCCAATGGCAGTTCGTCCAGGGCTCGCGCTACAACCGTCGCATCCATGGCAACTCGCCGCTGCGCATCAGTGGCCCGGCGGCCGGCCACGATCTGATGAAAACGGCTGCCGACAAACACGGCAAGAAAGTCCTCGGCACCTTCCAGAACTGCGCCAACGGCAAGACGCCGTGGGGCACCTATCTGACCTGCGAAGAAAACTTTACCGACTGCTTTGGCAGCAGCAACGCCCAGCAGCAGTTCGACCCGGCGCAGAAACGCTACGGTGTCACGGCCGCCAGCCGCGAGATCAACTGGCACCCGTTCGACCCGCGCTTCGACATGGCCAAGAACCCCAACGAACTCAACCGTCACGGCTGGGTGGTCGAGATCGATCCGTTCGATCCGCAATCGACCCCGGTCAAGCGCACCGCACTCGGTCGCTTCAAGCATGAAAACGCCGCACTGGCCGAGACCGATGACGGTCGCGCCGTGGTGTACATGGGCGACGACGAGCGTGGCGAGTTCATCTACAAGTTTATCAGCCGCGACCGCATCAACCACCGCAACGCCAAAGCCAACCGCGACATCCTCGACCACGGCACGCTGTATGTGGCCAAGTTCGACGCCGGTGACGGCAACCCTGATCACCCGAAAGGCCAAGGCCAGTGGATCGAACTGACCCACGGCAAGAACGGCATCGACGCCAGCAGCGGTTTCGCCGATCAGGCCGAAGTGCTGATCCACGCCCGCCTCGCCGCCAGTGTGGTCGGCGCCACGCGTATGGACCGCCCGGAATGGATCGTCGTCAGCCCGAAGGACGGCCAGGTTTATTGCACCCTGACCAACAACGCCAAGCGCGGCGAAGACGGGCAGCCGGTGGGCGGGCCGAACCCGCGCGCGAAGAACGTCTACGGGCAGATCCTGCGCTGGCGCACCGACCGCGACGATCATGCGGCGAAAACCTTCGCCTGGGACCTGTTTGTGGTCGCAGGCAACCCGGGCGTGCACGCCGGTACGCCGAAGGGCGGTTCGTCGAACATCACCCCGCAGAACATGTTCAACAGCCCGGACGGTTTGGGCTTCGACAAGGCCGGGCGCTTGTGGATTCTGACTGACGGCGACTCGAGCAACGCCGGGGACTTTGCCGGGATGGGCAACAACCAGATGCTCTGCGCCGATCCGAAGACCGGCGAAATTCGCCGGTTCATGGTCGGGCCGATTGGCTGTGAAGTGACCGGGATCAGCTTCTCGCCGGACCAGAAAACCCTGTTTGTCGGGATTCAGCATCCAGGCGAGAACGGCGGTTCGACCTTCCCCGAGCATCTGCCGAATGGCAAGCCGCGTTCATCGGTGATGGCGATTACCCGTGAGGATGGCGGGATCGTCGGCGCCTGA
- the bioB gene encoding biotin synthase BioB: MSASTSATLRHDWSLAEVKALFVQPFNDLLFQAQTVHRAHFNANRVQVSTLLSIKTGACPEDCKYCPQSGHYNTGLEKEKLMEVQKVLEEAARAKAIGSTRFCMGAAWKHPSAKDMPYVLKMVEGVKAMGLETCMTLGRLDQEQTEALAKAGLDYYNHNLDTSPEFYGSIITTRTYSERLQTLAYVRESGMKICSGGILGMGESLDDRANLLIQLANLPEHPESVPINMLVKVAGTPLENAEDIDPFDFIRMLAVARILMPQSHVRLSAGREAMNEQMQALAFFAGANSIFYGDKLLTTANPQADKDMQLFARLGIQPEAREEHADEVHQAAIEQALVEQKSSEQFYNAAV, from the coding sequence ATGAGCGCCAGCACCTCTGCCACCCTGCGTCACGACTGGTCTTTAGCCGAAGTCAAAGCGCTCTTCGTACAGCCATTCAACGACTTGCTGTTCCAGGCGCAGACGGTGCACCGTGCCCATTTCAACGCCAATCGCGTGCAGGTTTCCACGCTGCTGTCGATCAAGACCGGCGCCTGCCCGGAAGACTGCAAGTACTGCCCACAGTCCGGTCACTACAACACCGGCCTGGAAAAAGAAAAGCTGATGGAAGTGCAAAAAGTCCTCGAAGAGGCTGCCCGCGCCAAGGCCATCGGCTCGACCCGTTTCTGCATGGGGGCCGCGTGGAAGCACCCGTCGGCCAAAGACATGCCGTATGTGCTGAAGATGGTTGAAGGCGTGAAGGCCATGGGCCTGGAAACCTGCATGACCCTCGGTCGTCTCGATCAGGAACAGACCGAGGCGCTGGCCAAGGCTGGCCTCGATTACTACAACCACAACCTCGACACCTCGCCTGAGTTCTACGGCAGCATCATCACCACCCGCACCTACAGCGAACGCTTGCAGACGCTGGCCTACGTGCGTGAGTCGGGGATGAAGATCTGCTCCGGCGGCATTCTCGGCATGGGCGAGTCGCTGGACGACCGCGCCAACCTGCTGATCCAGTTGGCCAACCTGCCGGAACATCCGGAGTCGGTGCCGATCAACATGCTGGTGAAGGTCGCCGGCACGCCGCTGGAAAACGCCGAAGACATCGACCCGTTCGACTTCATCCGCATGCTCGCTGTCGCGCGCATCCTTATGCCGCAATCCCACGTACGCCTGTCCGCCGGCCGCGAAGCGATGAACGAGCAGATGCAGGCCCTGGCGTTTTTCGCCGGTGCCAACTCGATTTTCTACGGTGACAAACTGCTGACCACTGCCAACCCGCAGGCCGACAAGGACATGCAACTGTTCGCGCGTCTGGGCATTCAACCGGAAGCGCGCGAAGAGCATGCCGATGAAGTGCATCAGGCCGCGATCGAGCAGGCGCTGGTGGAGCAGAAGAGCAGCGAGCAGTTCTATAACGCGGCGGTCTAA
- a CDS encoding TOBE domain-containing protein, which translates to MSLPTLLSQHIVRRPQRIALLQHIAEQGSITRAAKSAGLSYKAAWDAIDELNNLAQKPLVERAVGGKGGGGARLSSEGERVLRLYQKLQALQAQVLEAAEDASDLDLLGRLMLRTSARNQLHGKVVAIEGQGRNDLIRLELAEGLWINAQITHDSTVHLELHPGTEVVALIKAGWLELLAPEQVATSGHNLLQGTIEAILDAEDGPSEVRIALPNGQTLCALAEPLQLRTRGLSVEQPVQVQFSPSNVLIGTPL; encoded by the coding sequence ATGTCCCTGCCCACCCTGTTGTCCCAGCACATCGTCCGCCGTCCGCAGCGCATCGCCCTGCTGCAACACATTGCCGAACAGGGCTCGATCACCCGCGCCGCGAAAAGCGCCGGGCTCAGTTACAAAGCGGCGTGGGATGCGATTGATGAACTGAACAACCTGGCGCAGAAACCGCTGGTGGAGCGCGCGGTCGGCGGCAAGGGCGGCGGCGGCGCCAGGTTGTCCAGCGAAGGCGAACGGGTGTTGCGCCTTTATCAAAAACTGCAGGCCTTGCAGGCACAAGTGCTGGAGGCCGCTGAGGACGCCAGCGATCTGGATCTGCTCGGGCGATTGATGCTCAGAACCAGCGCGCGCAACCAGCTGCACGGCAAAGTCGTCGCCATCGAGGGTCAGGGCCGCAATGACCTGATCCGCCTCGAACTGGCCGAAGGCCTGTGGATCAACGCGCAGATCACCCACGACAGCACCGTGCACCTGGAACTGCATCCGGGTACCGAAGTGGTGGCACTGATCAAGGCTGGCTGGCTTGAACTGCTGGCCCCGGAGCAAGTTGCAACATCTGGACACAATCTTCTGCAAGGCACTATCGAAGCCATTCTCGATGCCGAGGACGGCCCCAGCGAAGTGCGCATCGCCCTGCCCAACGGCCAGACGCTCTGCGCTCTGGCGGAGCCGCTGCAGCTTCGCACCCGCGGGCTGAGTGTCGAGCAACCGGTGCAGGTGCAGTTCTCGCCGTCCAACGTACTGATCGGCACGCCGCTGTAA
- a CDS encoding serine/threonine protein kinase — protein MAHPFETLTPDLVLDAVESIGFLSDARILALNSYENRVYQVGIEDSEPLIAKFYRPQRWTNEAILEEHQFTFELADVEIPVVAPLIHNGQTLHEHAGFRFTLFPRRGGRAPEPGNLDQLYRLGQLLGRIHAVGATKPFEHREALGVQNFGHASLATLLEGNFIPKSLLPAYESVARDLLKRVEDVYAATPHQNIRMHGDCHPGNMMCRDEMFHIVDLDDCRMGPAVQDIWMMLAGDRQECLGQLSELMDGYNEFHDFDPRELALIEPLRALRLMHYSAWLARRWDDPAFPHNFPWFGTERYWGDQVLALREQLSALNEEPLKLF, from the coding sequence ATGGCCCACCCGTTTGAAACCCTCACACCCGATCTCGTGCTCGATGCCGTCGAAAGCATCGGGTTTCTCAGTGACGCACGCATTCTGGCGCTCAACAGCTACGAAAATCGCGTCTATCAGGTCGGTATCGAAGACTCCGAACCGCTGATCGCCAAGTTCTACCGTCCGCAGCGCTGGACCAACGAAGCCATCCTCGAAGAACACCAGTTCACCTTCGAACTGGCCGACGTCGAAATCCCGGTGGTGGCGCCGCTGATCCACAACGGCCAGACCCTGCACGAACACGCGGGTTTCCGCTTCACCCTGTTCCCCCGTCGTGGCGGTCGCGCGCCGGAGCCGGGCAACCTTGATCAGCTGTACCGCCTCGGCCAGTTACTCGGGCGCATTCATGCGGTCGGCGCGACCAAGCCGTTCGAACACCGTGAAGCACTCGGCGTGCAGAACTTCGGCCATGCCTCGCTGGCGACGTTGCTTGAAGGCAACTTCATCCCCAAGAGCCTGCTGCCGGCCTACGAGTCAGTGGCCCGCGACCTGCTCAAGCGGGTCGAAGACGTCTACGCCGCCACGCCGCACCAGAACATCCGCATGCATGGCGACTGTCACCCCGGCAACATGATGTGCCGCGATGAAATGTTCCACATTGTCGACCTCGACGACTGCCGCATGGGCCCGGCCGTGCAGGACATCTGGATGATGCTCGCCGGCGACCGTCAGGAATGCCTCGGGCAACTGTCGGAACTGATGGACGGCTACAACGAATTCCACGACTTCGATCCCCGTGAACTGGCGCTGATCGAACCGCTGCGCGCCCTGCGCCTGATGCACTACAGCGCCTGGCTGGCGCGGCGCTGGGACGACCCGGCATTCCCGCACAATTTTCCGTGGTTTGGTACGGAGCGGTATTGGGGCGATCAGGTGCTGGCGTTGCGTGAACAACTGTCCGCGCTGAATGAAGAGCCACTGAAACTCTTCTGA
- a CDS encoding ComF family protein: protein MRCQPRDEAQVYICLKNVQSCLLCDEPAEAEVPICVACETDLPWLGDHCQTCALPLPSAGLTCGGCLLEPPVFEQVVVPWRYDFPVDSLITRFKHNAKWPFGHLLADVAGQYLQHRFDEGLPRPDVLLPVPLAGRRLRQRGFNQAAMLGRWLSQQLDLPFEEHALRRIHDTSAQQDLDAKARKRNLRHAFALTPDAKVKGRHFALIDDVLTTGATAQALARLLRDAGASRVDVYCLARTPKPGS from the coding sequence ATGCGCTGTCAACCACGAGACGAAGCACAGGTTTACATCTGTTTAAAAAACGTACAAAGCTGTTTGTTGTGCGATGAACCCGCAGAAGCAGAAGTGCCAATCTGCGTCGCCTGCGAAACCGATCTGCCCTGGCTCGGCGACCATTGCCAGACCTGCGCCTTGCCGCTGCCCAGCGCTGGCCTGACCTGCGGCGGATGCCTGCTAGAGCCGCCGGTGTTCGAACAGGTGGTGGTGCCGTGGCGCTATGACTTCCCGGTGGACAGTTTGATTACGCGTTTTAAACACAACGCGAAATGGCCGTTTGGTCACCTGCTCGCCGACGTTGCCGGACAATACCTGCAACATCGCTTCGATGAAGGTTTGCCGCGGCCCGATGTGTTGTTGCCGGTGCCGTTGGCGGGGAGACGTCTGCGTCAACGCGGGTTCAATCAAGCGGCAATGCTGGGGCGATGGTTAAGCCAACAGCTGGATCTGCCTTTTGAGGAACATGCTCTACGGCGGATCCACGACACCAGCGCCCAACAGGACCTCGACGCCAAGGCGCGCAAGCGCAATTTGCGTCACGCCTTCGCCCTGACCCCTGACGCAAAGGTGAAAGGTCGGCACTTCGCATTGATCGATGACGTGCTGACCACCGGCGCCACGGCCCAGGCACTGGCGCGACTGCTGCGGGATGCAGGGGCGTCGAGAGTTGACGTGTATTGCCTGGCGCGCACGCCAAAACCCGGAAGCTGA